One genomic window of Mucilaginibacter sp. SJ includes the following:
- a CDS encoding RagB/SusD family nutrient uptake outer membrane protein, whose amino-acid sequence MKRNSIKYITVAALIAGGLTSCTKKLDLLPTNDVTSAQVYSTPEGYKQAFAKVYAAYALTGNSGPAGNGDVQGIDEGTSDFFRLYWCAEELPTDEAVVGWGDVGLPDFHSMTWSSSNTFLTGLYYRCMYQITLANDFIRQSSDANLSSRGIKGADADKVHQYVAEVRFLRAYQYSILMDLFAAPPFVTENDPLGGPLPKQISRKDLFTYIEGELKAIDGGLADARTNEYGRADKAAAWALLARIYLNAEVYTGTANYAAAITYSKKVIDAGYSLVSDYTKLMRADNNLNKNEFILTINYDGLHTQGYGGATFMTHAPVGGSMPAADYGIAGGWAGLRTTKAFVNLFPGGASSADKRAQFYTDGQNIEINTISTFTDGYAISKFKDVKINGGAPQSLDYADMDLPIFRLAEQYLIYAEATTRGGGGDAALALSYVNKLRARAYQSATTGQLTALTTDLLLDERGRELYWEGFRRTDLIRYKKFVEATYLWPFKGGSKDGKGVESFRTVYPLPSADVTANPNLKQNTGY is encoded by the coding sequence ATGAAAAGAAATTCAATAAAATATATAACTGTAGCAGCTTTAATTGCCGGCGGCCTTACATCGTGCACTAAAAAGCTTGATCTGCTGCCAACAAATGATGTTACCTCGGCACAGGTTTACAGCACCCCCGAAGGATATAAGCAAGCTTTTGCTAAAGTTTACGCTGCATATGCGTTAACAGGCAACTCAGGCCCGGCGGGTAATGGTGACGTACAAGGTATTGACGAAGGCACCTCAGACTTTTTCCGCCTGTACTGGTGTGCCGAAGAGCTACCAACTGATGAAGCCGTTGTAGGCTGGGGCGACGTAGGCTTGCCGGATTTTCACAGCATGACCTGGTCATCAAGCAATACTTTCTTAACCGGCTTATATTACAGGTGTATGTACCAGATTACCCTGGCGAATGATTTTATTCGCCAGTCGTCTGATGCTAACCTGAGCAGCAGGGGTATTAAAGGTGCAGATGCCGATAAAGTTCACCAGTATGTAGCCGAAGTCCGCTTTTTAAGGGCTTACCAGTATTCAATTTTGATGGACTTGTTTGCTGCCCCTCCATTTGTTACAGAAAACGATCCGTTGGGCGGACCACTACCAAAGCAGATAAGCCGTAAAGATCTGTTTACCTATATTGAAGGCGAGCTTAAAGCAATTGATGGAGGCCTTGCTGATGCACGCACTAACGAATACGGTCGCGCGGATAAAGCCGCTGCCTGGGCTTTGCTGGCAAGGATTTATCTTAATGCCGAAGTTTATACCGGTACTGCTAATTATGCAGCCGCGATAACCTATTCAAAAAAGGTGATTGATGCCGGTTATTCATTGGTTAGTGACTATACCAAACTAATGCGCGCTGATAACAACCTCAATAAAAATGAGTTTATTTTAACCATTAACTACGATGGCTTGCATACACAAGGCTATGGTGGTGCCACATTTATGACGCATGCACCGGTTGGTGGCTCAATGCCGGCGGCTGATTATGGTATCGCCGGCGGGTGGGCCGGTTTACGGACAACCAAAGCTTTTGTAAACCTGTTTCCCGGAGGCGCTTCAAGTGCCGATAAACGCGCCCAGTTTTACACCGATGGCCAAAACATTGAGATCAACACCATCAGCACCTTTACCGATGGCTACGCTATCAGCAAATTCAAAGATGTTAAGATAAATGGCGGTGCCCCGCAAAGTTTGGATTATGCAGATATGGACCTTCCTATTTTCCGTTTAGCCGAACAATATTTGATTTATGCCGAAGCTACTACACGCGGCGGCGGCGGCGATGCCGCACTTGCTTTAAGCTATGTTAACAAATTAAGGGCCCGTGCCTACCAAAGTGCTACCACCGGCCAGTTAACCGCTTTAACAACCGACCTGTTGCTTGATGAAAGAGGACGTGAGCTGTACTGGGAAGGTTTCCGCCGTACGGACCTTATCCGTTACAAAAAATTTGTTGAGGCTACTTACTTATGGCCGTTTAAAGGCGGTTCAAAAGATGGCAAAGGCGTTGAAAGTTTCCGTACGGTATATCCGTTACCATCGGCAGATGTTACAGCCAACCCTAATCTGAAACAAAATACAGGCTATTAA